A window of Prolixibacter sp. SD074 contains these coding sequences:
- a CDS encoding uracil-DNA glycosylase, translating to MGNFKFIDQLPGEVHPSWNPFLNHEIIAILKNIEEEISSSHYTPSSENVLRFLMLPLDEIKVVILGQDPYPQEGVATGRAFEVGTLKSWSEPFRNVSLKNILRLLYKTSNGHVVKFNELKEQIGQDFPVLPPGKLFQHWEDQGVLLLNTAFTCEVGMTGSHSAYWQPFTQRLLKFLAAERPSARWFIWGNHAGKAVARLDLKHAYHMQHPMMCYDKPGRTSDFLFGKVNPFAALKNEIDWTGFANSGKKASQQRLFPG from the coding sequence ATGGGAAACTTCAAATTTATTGATCAACTTCCGGGAGAGGTTCATCCTTCATGGAATCCGTTTCTGAATCATGAAATAATTGCCATCCTGAAAAATATTGAAGAGGAAATTTCATCTTCTCACTATACTCCGTCGTCGGAAAATGTGTTGCGTTTTTTAATGCTTCCGCTGGATGAAATCAAGGTGGTTATTTTGGGACAGGACCCGTATCCGCAGGAAGGAGTAGCCACTGGTCGTGCATTTGAAGTGGGAACATTGAAATCCTGGTCGGAACCGTTTCGGAATGTTTCGTTGAAGAATATTCTCAGGCTATTGTATAAAACCAGCAATGGTCACGTTGTTAAGTTCAACGAGTTGAAAGAACAAATTGGGCAGGATTTTCCGGTTCTTCCTCCGGGAAAGCTTTTTCAGCATTGGGAAGATCAGGGCGTTTTGTTGCTGAATACAGCTTTCACGTGCGAGGTGGGAATGACGGGAAGTCATAGCGCTTACTGGCAGCCTTTCACCCAGCGTTTGCTGAAGTTCCTTGCAGCTGAGCGGCCATCTGCTCGTTGGTTCATCTGGGGAAATCACGCTGGAAAGGCGGTTGCCCGACTTGATTTGAAACATGCTTATCACATGCAACATCCGATGATGTGTTACGATAAGCCTGGCCGCACCAGCGACTTTTTATTTGGCAAGGTTAACCCCTTTGCCGCTTTGAAGAACGAAATTGACTGGACCGGTTTTGCCAATTCCGGTAAAAAGGCCAGTCAACAGAGACTATTTCCTGGATAG
- a CDS encoding Gfo/Idh/MocA family protein produces MKENRRTFLKKSSVGAAGITIGGIGMSARSYSRIIGANEQINVAGIGTRSRGDYLAGEFGKAAGAVVTHICDVDARVVEKTIANIKKATGNVPKGERDIRRLLEDKTIDAVFIATPDHWHAPASWMAMEAGKHVYVEKPCSHNPKEGELLKKFQAKYGKVIQMGNQQRSAPDTIEVIREIHNGMIGGVYLGKAFYNNKRGTIGVGKPVPVPDYLDWELWQGPAPRAAYHDNYHPYNWHWFWNWGTGETCNNGTHELDVCRWALQVDFPKHVKATGDRYFDKDDDWQFYDTLLNHYEFKGNKIITWEGQSCNAAKLYGRDRGSVIFGTKGSVIIDRSGYEVYDLSGHKFREQKTGQTSSTSDTVGTGDMMTLNHINNFLDTVRGKHVGQHSPIDEAHKSVMLCHLANIAWKMKRPITCNEENGRILNDNEAMKMWGRAYEKGWAPKI; encoded by the coding sequence ATGAAGGAGAACAGACGAACTTTCCTGAAGAAATCGTCGGTAGGAGCAGCCGGCATCACCATTGGCGGAATCGGCATGTCAGCCAGAAGTTACAGTCGCATTATTGGAGCCAACGAACAAATTAACGTAGCCGGTATCGGAACGCGAAGCCGAGGTGATTACCTTGCCGGCGAATTTGGGAAAGCGGCAGGAGCAGTCGTGACGCATATCTGCGATGTCGATGCACGAGTGGTAGAAAAAACCATTGCCAACATCAAAAAGGCAACCGGAAACGTACCGAAGGGCGAACGGGACATCCGGCGTTTGCTGGAGGATAAAACCATCGATGCTGTTTTTATTGCGACACCCGATCATTGGCACGCTCCGGCTTCATGGATGGCGATGGAGGCTGGAAAGCATGTGTATGTAGAAAAACCCTGTTCACACAATCCGAAAGAAGGGGAATTGCTGAAGAAATTTCAGGCCAAATATGGGAAGGTAATTCAGATGGGGAACCAACAGCGTTCGGCTCCCGACACCATAGAAGTTATCCGGGAAATCCATAATGGCATGATTGGCGGGGTGTACCTGGGAAAAGCTTTTTATAACAACAAGCGGGGAACCATTGGTGTGGGAAAACCTGTCCCTGTTCCGGATTACCTTGATTGGGAACTTTGGCAGGGACCAGCACCACGTGCCGCATATCACGACAATTACCATCCGTATAACTGGCACTGGTTCTGGAATTGGGGGACCGGCGAAACATGCAACAACGGCACGCATGAGCTGGATGTATGTCGCTGGGCTTTGCAGGTCGATTTTCCCAAACATGTAAAAGCCACCGGCGACCGTTATTTTGATAAGGACGACGATTGGCAGTTTTACGATACGTTACTCAATCATTACGAATTTAAGGGCAATAAAATAATTACCTGGGAAGGGCAGAGCTGTAATGCGGCAAAACTATATGGCCGCGATCGGGGTTCGGTGATCTTCGGAACGAAAGGCTCAGTTATTATCGATCGCTCTGGATATGAAGTGTATGATTTGAGTGGTCATAAATTCAGGGAACAGAAAACGGGACAAACATCAAGTACATCCGACACAGTAGGAACCGGTGATATGATGACGTTAAATCACATCAATAACTTCCTCGATACGGTCCGTGGAAAGCATGTCGGGCAGCATTCACCCATCGATGAAGCCCATAAATCAGTTATGTTGTGTCACCTGGCCAACATTGCCTGGAAGATGAAACGACCGATTACGTGCAACGAAGAGAATGGCCGTATTCTAAACGACAACGAAGCTATGAAGATGTGGGGAAGAGCCTACGAAAAAGGCTGGGCCCCCAAAATATGA
- a CDS encoding Gfo/Idh/MocA family oxidoreductase, with product MEKIIKTALASFGMSGQVFHGPTIKVNPHFQISKILERTKNLSIKNYPEATIVRSYDEIINDPEIELVIVNTPDTYHYEMTMKALEAGKHVVVEKPFTKTTEEAALLIRLAKENNRILTVYQNRRLDSDFLTVKSILEAGMLGRLVEFESHFDRYRNFVREGNWKETGDERTGVLFNLGSHLVDQVLVLFGDPKAVTCHLAAHRAGGEVPDYYDIRLHYDGFNAILKSSYLVREPGPRMILHGTEGSFLKWGVDQQEAMLTAGRLPNEPDWNEEPEEWWGTLHTTINGVEYKGRVRTIPGNFKVFYENLYEAIRHGKELLVKPGESKKVIDVLETCVESHRHRRTIDFKPS from the coding sequence ATGGAAAAAATAATCAAAACAGCGCTGGCATCCTTTGGCATGTCGGGTCAGGTCTTTCACGGACCGACGATCAAGGTAAATCCTCATTTCCAAATCAGTAAAATACTTGAACGAACTAAAAATCTTTCGATAAAAAATTATCCCGAAGCAACAATCGTTCGTTCATACGATGAAATTATCAACGACCCGGAAATTGAGCTCGTCATCGTCAATACGCCCGATACCTACCATTACGAAATGACGATGAAGGCATTGGAAGCCGGGAAACATGTAGTCGTTGAAAAACCGTTTACCAAAACCACCGAAGAGGCTGCCCTATTAATCCGATTAGCCAAAGAAAACAACCGGATACTGACGGTATACCAGAACAGAAGGCTGGATAGTGATTTCCTTACGGTGAAAAGTATTCTGGAAGCTGGCATGCTGGGGCGTTTAGTGGAGTTTGAATCGCATTTCGACCGTTACCGGAATTTTGTCCGTGAAGGCAATTGGAAAGAGACCGGTGATGAGCGAACCGGTGTGCTTTTCAACCTGGGGTCACACTTGGTCGACCAGGTCCTGGTTCTTTTCGGCGATCCGAAAGCGGTGACTTGTCACCTGGCGGCCCACCGCGCCGGAGGTGAAGTTCCGGATTATTACGACATTCGCTTGCATTACGACGGGTTTAATGCCATTCTGAAAAGTTCCTACCTGGTTAGGGAACCCGGACCGCGCATGATCCTGCATGGAACGGAAGGCTCCTTCCTCAAATGGGGAGTCGATCAGCAGGAAGCCATGTTAACGGCGGGCCGCTTACCCAACGAGCCTGACTGGAACGAAGAACCCGAAGAGTGGTGGGGAACTTTGCATACCACCATCAACGGGGTTGAATACAAAGGCAGGGTGAGAACCATTCCGGGTAATTTCAAGGTTTTTTATGAAAACCTGTACGAAGCCATACGACATGGAAAAGAATTGTTGGTAAAACCCGGGGAATCAAAAAAGGTAATCGACGTATTGGAAACCTGTGTCGAAAGCCACCGTCATCGTCGCACCATCGATTTCAAACCGTCCTAA
- a CDS encoding FAD:protein FMN transferase has product MNLEREICVRSFPAMGTRFDMLILGQSPQVCEMLFHEIRVEVERIEFLFSRFRENGPVGNINQQKHTHWIDISSDELWKAFLDCREYHRKTLGVFDINMGKVSGLWKNNDEAPTKNEEQGCLQFSGMDKMEFDKSGQRIRFLSGKPGIDFGAYGKGYALEKVQKILTAHQVNRAVINFGDSSILTLGKHPSGEYWPMSVRNPVKPGEILHEFEMNNHSLTTSSNRLLADDGWGRVSNHIIHPETGKPVSEGKSVSVLSKSPLNGEILSTAFMFLLPGQYDVVLNEFEYDEVVVVTFGPGASIQKKQFLCNNQTKPNQLL; this is encoded by the coding sequence ATGAACTTAGAAAGAGAAATATGTGTTCGTTCGTTTCCGGCCATGGGAACCCGGTTCGACATGCTTATTCTTGGGCAATCGCCGCAGGTTTGTGAAATGTTATTTCATGAAATCCGGGTAGAGGTGGAGCGGATTGAATTTCTTTTCAGTCGTTTTCGGGAAAACGGTCCGGTTGGGAATATCAATCAGCAGAAGCATACCCATTGGATCGATATATCGTCGGATGAATTATGGAAGGCTTTCCTCGATTGCCGGGAATATCATCGAAAAACGCTTGGAGTTTTTGATATTAATATGGGAAAGGTTTCCGGCTTATGGAAGAATAACGATGAAGCGCCAACGAAAAATGAAGAACAGGGGTGTCTTCAATTTTCCGGAATGGACAAGATGGAATTTGATAAGAGCGGCCAACGCATCCGTTTTCTTTCGGGGAAACCCGGAATTGATTTCGGCGCTTATGGTAAAGGATATGCGCTTGAAAAAGTGCAGAAAATACTGACAGCTCATCAGGTTAACCGGGCGGTTATTAATTTTGGTGATAGTTCCATTTTAACACTTGGAAAACATCCTTCCGGAGAATACTGGCCCATGTCGGTTCGAAATCCCGTGAAACCGGGAGAAATACTTCACGAATTCGAGATGAACAATCATTCATTGACCACTTCTTCTAACCGGTTGCTGGCGGATGATGGCTGGGGCCGGGTGTCTAATCACATCATCCATCCGGAAACCGGAAAGCCGGTCAGCGAAGGCAAGTCGGTATCGGTGTTGAGTAAATCTCCGCTCAATGGCGAAATTTTGTCCACGGCTTTTATGTTTCTTTTGCCTGGACAATATGATGTTGTTTTGAATGAATTTGAATACGATGAAGTAGTGGTAGTTACTTTCGGGCCAGGGGCATCAATTCAGAAAAAACAATTTCTTTGTAATAACCAAACTAAACCAAACCAATTGTTATGA
- a CDS encoding AAA family ATPase codes for MVQNILSNYSEVFRQQKLEGHISPGPVITISRECGCSAKRIATKLSKILTGYSYLSDTKTDVEWRWISKEILEEASNELEMDPTHVKNVFLSERKVPLEEVSSAFSTEKVYDSDDQKVIETVGTVIRSFAIAGYHIIVGRGGEILSQGISDRLAIRLEAPLDWRVNRIMQISSLSYSDARDYVIEIDRQRDLFVEHIAGRKVSNCDFDLIFNYSTMLDDHIVDAIVSVLKNRQII; via the coding sequence ATGGTACAAAATATTCTAAGCAACTACTCAGAGGTTTTCAGACAGCAGAAACTGGAAGGGCATATATCTCCGGGACCAGTTATCACGATTTCGCGCGAATGCGGATGTTCTGCCAAACGTATTGCGACGAAGCTATCGAAAATATTGACGGGATACAGCTATCTGTCGGACACCAAAACTGATGTTGAGTGGCGCTGGATTAGTAAAGAAATTCTGGAGGAAGCCTCCAATGAATTGGAAATGGATCCAACTCATGTGAAAAATGTTTTCCTGAGCGAGCGAAAAGTACCACTAGAGGAGGTGTCCAGCGCTTTTTCTACCGAAAAGGTGTACGATTCCGACGACCAGAAAGTAATTGAAACGGTAGGAACGGTGATTCGTTCGTTTGCCATTGCGGGCTATCATATTATTGTTGGACGAGGAGGCGAAATTCTGAGCCAGGGAATCAGCGATCGACTGGCCATCCGGCTGGAAGCCCCGCTCGATTGGCGGGTGAACCGCATCATGCAAATCAGCAGTCTTTCGTACTCCGATGCCCGTGATTATGTGATTGAGATTGATCGGCAGCGTGACCTTTTTGTGGAGCATATCGCCGGACGAAAAGTGAGTAATTGCGATTTTGACCTGATTTTTAATTACTCTACCATGCTGGACGATCACATTGTCGATGCCATTGTGAGTGTCCTTAAGAACAGGCAAATTATTTAG
- a CDS encoding Gfo/Idh/MocA family protein, which produces MKDERTRRQFIRDVSLLSSSAVLGTSMPWLKAMAGETQVGSAASDRVRLGFVGVGDRGRALLLNCQQLKNVEVAAVCDNYEPHYQRAIELTQGKAKAFYDYRKMLDEVDNLDAVVIATPLHEHAYITVDFLNSGIHVFCEKSMARTLGDSKAMTLTANRTGKILQIGHQRMFNPAYLKAYERAASGEIGQITQIRAYWHRNNDWRRPVPDGHPELERKINWRMYDEYSAGLMTELASHQIQVANWFLGEIPTRVMGSGSICFWKDGREVYDNVACVYDYPKGVKVIYDSVISNRKYGLEEQIMGHLGTIEPEVRKIYSENPPPSPGFLQLINNLEKDVFETIPIGGASWVPETAVQYNGEYLVEDYQYDDTLLEMEGFVLAVRNGRPYPGLLREGYNATVAVLLGLQAMQENRIIEWPEEYAWKKNTELV; this is translated from the coding sequence ATGAAAGACGAACGGACACGACGACAATTTATCCGCGATGTTTCGTTACTCAGCAGCTCGGCTGTGCTTGGAACGTCGATGCCATGGCTAAAAGCGATGGCCGGGGAAACTCAGGTTGGAAGCGCAGCCTCCGACCGGGTCCGTCTTGGATTTGTCGGCGTTGGAGACCGTGGCCGGGCCTTGCTGCTCAATTGTCAGCAACTGAAGAATGTCGAAGTTGCCGCGGTTTGCGATAACTATGAGCCGCATTATCAAAGAGCGATTGAGCTTACTCAAGGCAAAGCAAAAGCGTTTTACGATTACCGGAAAATGCTTGACGAAGTCGACAACCTGGATGCAGTCGTCATTGCCACGCCGCTTCATGAACACGCTTATATCACCGTCGATTTTCTGAATAGCGGCATTCATGTTTTCTGCGAAAAGTCGATGGCCCGAACACTGGGGGATAGCAAAGCCATGACATTGACAGCTAATCGTACGGGTAAAATCCTGCAGATTGGTCATCAACGAATGTTTAATCCAGCTTACCTAAAGGCATACGAACGGGCCGCTTCCGGCGAAATAGGGCAGATTACACAAATTCGGGCGTACTGGCATCGCAACAACGATTGGCGCCGGCCGGTTCCGGACGGGCACCCCGAGCTGGAACGGAAAATCAACTGGCGCATGTATGATGAGTATTCAGCCGGATTAATGACTGAGCTGGCTTCTCATCAGATCCAGGTGGCTAACTGGTTTCTGGGTGAAATTCCCACAAGAGTGATGGGTTCCGGTTCCATCTGCTTTTGGAAAGACGGTCGTGAAGTTTACGACAATGTAGCTTGCGTTTACGATTATCCGAAAGGAGTTAAGGTCATATATGATTCGGTCATCAGTAACCGAAAATACGGGCTGGAAGAGCAAATTATGGGGCATTTGGGAACCATTGAACCCGAGGTCCGCAAGATATATTCCGAGAACCCGCCTCCATCTCCCGGTTTTCTTCAGTTGATCAATAATCTTGAAAAGGATGTTTTTGAAACTATTCCGATAGGAGGTGCCAGCTGGGTCCCGGAAACGGCTGTGCAATACAACGGCGAGTACCTGGTGGAAGATTATCAGTATGATGATACGTTGCTGGAAATGGAGGGTTTTGTGTTAGCCGTCCGGAATGGCCGGCCTTATCCGGGATTACTGCGTGAAGGCTATAATGCGACCGTGGCGGTTTTGCTGGGGCTGCAGGCGATGCAGGAAAATCGTATCATTGAATGGCCCGAAGAATATGCCTGGAAAAAGAATACCGAACTTGTTTGA
- a CDS encoding aminopeptidase P family protein: protein MFKKEVYIERRNRLREKMSGGLVLLPGNVDAPMNYPDNTYHFRQDSTFLYFFGINKPGLFGLIDVDEGTDMLFGNDVDIDDIIWMGPQPLLKDQAAEVGVKCTNSFNDVYAYVNKALWQGRRVHFVPPYRANNRLLLKGLLGIHTAKLPDYTSLELIKHIVDMRSVKDQYEIAEIEKACATGYEMHVTAMKMAKEGASEQKIAGTIEGIALAGGGGVSFPIILSQHGETLHNHDHSLTLKKGKLMLTDAGAETSMGYASDFTRTVPVGGKFTQKQKDIYEIVLAANNESTAMVKPGVRYLDVHLNAARVIASGLKDLGLIKGDVDEAVRHGAHALFMPHGLGHMMGLDVHDMEDYGQIYVGYDEETRPMEQFGTAGLRLGRRLQEGFVLTNEPGIYFIPALIEKWRKDYINTEYINFDKVMEFADFGGIRLEDDLVVTSEGARILGKRLPITPDEVEETMRG from the coding sequence ATGTTCAAAAAAGAGGTTTACATAGAGCGGAGAAATCGCCTTCGCGAAAAGATGAGCGGAGGATTGGTTTTGCTTCCCGGAAATGTGGATGCACCCATGAATTATCCGGATAACACTTATCATTTTAGGCAGGACAGTACGTTCCTTTATTTCTTTGGAATTAATAAACCCGGGCTTTTCGGACTGATTGATGTAGACGAAGGGACGGATATGCTCTTCGGTAACGATGTCGATATTGACGACATTATCTGGATGGGGCCGCAACCATTGCTGAAGGACCAGGCTGCCGAGGTGGGTGTTAAATGCACCAATTCGTTTAATGACGTTTATGCTTACGTTAACAAAGCTTTGTGGCAGGGCCGCAGAGTACATTTTGTTCCTCCGTACCGGGCCAATAACCGGTTGTTACTGAAAGGCCTGTTAGGAATTCATACAGCTAAGTTGCCTGATTATACATCACTTGAGTTGATTAAGCATATTGTTGATATGCGTTCGGTAAAAGACCAGTATGAGATTGCCGAGATAGAAAAAGCCTGCGCTACCGGTTACGAAATGCACGTAACGGCCATGAAAATGGCAAAAGAAGGCGCCAGTGAACAAAAAATTGCCGGAACCATCGAAGGCATTGCCCTTGCTGGTGGCGGTGGTGTTTCGTTCCCCATTATATTATCGCAACATGGTGAAACGCTGCATAATCATGACCATTCGCTTACGCTGAAAAAAGGCAAGCTGATGTTGACAGATGCCGGTGCTGAAACGTCGATGGGATACGCTTCGGACTTTACCCGTACCGTCCCGGTAGGAGGTAAATTCACGCAAAAGCAGAAGGATATTTACGAAATTGTTTTGGCAGCCAACAACGAATCAACTGCTATGGTAAAACCGGGTGTTCGGTACCTCGATGTTCACCTGAATGCAGCTCGTGTAATTGCGTCAGGATTGAAAGATTTAGGCCTGATAAAAGGCGATGTGGACGAAGCTGTTCGTCATGGTGCACATGCTTTGTTTATGCCCCACGGTCTCGGTCACATGATGGGACTGGATGTACACGATATGGAAGACTACGGTCAGATTTACGTTGGCTACGATGAAGAAACCCGTCCGATGGAACAGTTTGGAACAGCTGGTTTGCGTTTGGGCCGCCGTTTGCAGGAAGGCTTCGTGTTAACGAATGAACCAGGTATCTATTTCATCCCTGCCTTGATTGAAAAGTGGAGAAAAGATTACATCAATACAGAGTATATCAATTTCGATAAGGTGATGGAATTTGCCGATTTTGGCGGTATCCGGCTCGAAGACGATTTGGTAGTGACCAGTGAAGGTGCGCGAATCTTAGGAAAACGCCTGCCCATCACGCCCGATGAAGTGGAAGAAACCATGCGTGGTTAA
- a CDS encoding DUF1080 domain-containing protein yields MNSNNFEKFWMLKDVQHDDQDFVLADNNSGIHSKFSLKDFKVEANVRTTAGAEGIFCIHFPPDADIPEHYGYHVFINNSDYGIGNQEKTGSLSHIRNNFVRTANDGQWFKLAVEVEGRHIVVSVNGKKVTGYNEPILPMRNKQCANMVFSEGTLALYKTSVDGEIDVKEVRVMPLEKNGETKIPEPEHEDDITRQLTLLNQQGFPVIDYHSHLKGGLTMDELRSHGRELGINYGVAANCGLKFPVTDDKTLNEYLESIKDEPVLKAMQCEGREWVTLFSPEAVAKFDYIFTDAMTWTDDKGRRMRLWIPEETFVDNDQQFMEMLVSRIESIMRQEPVDIYVNPTFLPDVLAKHYDELWTTERMDRVIKVLKDNDVALEINARYRIPGIAFIKRAKQAGLTFSFGTNNAANELGRLEYCLQVIDSVGLTPKDMFVPRPAGKKKVQLNGLPEKITG; encoded by the coding sequence ATGAATTCCAATAATTTTGAGAAGTTCTGGATGTTGAAGGATGTTCAGCACGATGACCAGGATTTTGTGCTGGCCGATAATAATTCCGGAATACACAGCAAATTTTCGTTGAAAGATTTCAAAGTCGAGGCAAACGTAAGAACGACTGCCGGGGCTGAAGGAATTTTTTGTATCCATTTTCCACCGGACGCCGATATTCCGGAACACTACGGATATCATGTTTTTATTAATAACAGCGATTACGGAATAGGAAACCAGGAGAAAACCGGTAGCCTGAGCCATATCCGGAATAACTTTGTCCGCACAGCGAATGATGGTCAATGGTTTAAACTGGCTGTTGAGGTCGAAGGACGTCACATTGTCGTCAGTGTAAACGGCAAAAAGGTGACCGGGTACAACGAGCCCATATTGCCTATGCGGAATAAGCAGTGTGCCAATATGGTTTTTTCGGAAGGCACACTGGCGCTATACAAAACGTCGGTGGATGGCGAAATAGATGTCAAAGAAGTTCGGGTGATGCCGTTGGAGAAGAACGGGGAAACGAAAATACCGGAACCTGAGCACGAAGACGATATTACACGTCAGCTTACATTACTGAATCAACAAGGATTTCCGGTCATCGATTACCATTCGCACTTGAAAGGCGGCTTGACAATGGATGAGCTCCGCAGTCATGGTCGCGAATTGGGCATCAATTATGGCGTAGCAGCTAACTGCGGATTGAAATTCCCGGTAACGGATGACAAGACCTTGAATGAATACCTGGAAAGTATCAAAGATGAACCGGTACTCAAAGCCATGCAGTGTGAGGGAAGAGAGTGGGTAACGCTTTTCTCGCCGGAAGCAGTGGCAAAGTTCGATTACATTTTCACCGATGCCATGACCTGGACCGACGATAAGGGGCGGAGAATGCGGTTGTGGATTCCGGAAGAAACATTTGTCGATAACGATCAGCAGTTCATGGAAATGCTGGTCAGTCGCATCGAATCCATTATGAGACAGGAACCAGTGGATATTTACGTCAACCCGACTTTCTTGCCGGATGTATTGGCAAAGCATTACGATGAATTGTGGACAACTGAACGAATGGATCGCGTGATTAAAGTCTTGAAAGATAATGATGTGGCCTTGGAAATCAACGCGCGTTACCGGATTCCGGGCATCGCCTTTATCAAACGGGCGAAGCAAGCCGGCCTGACGTTTTCTTTTGGAACAAACAATGCCGCCAACGAGTTAGGGCGGTTGGAGTATTGTTTACAAGTAATAGATTCAGTAGGTTTAACACCCAAAGATATGTTTGTACCCCGGCCAGCCGGAAAGAAAAAAGTACAATTAAACGGATTACCTGAAAAAATTACGGGTTAA